AGCCAGGTGTAGTTTACTCAGAATATTACTGACGTGGCTTTTGACAGTTTTATCACTAATCACCAATTGCTCGGCAATTTTGGCGTTGGTTAACCCGTCGGCCACCAAGCGGAGCACTTCCAGCTCTTGATCACTGAGGGGGGTCAGGGGATTATTTGTATCTTGAGGCGCGCCGTGTAACTCTTGTATCATTCGGGCGGCCACCCGTGGATGGAGTACCACTTCGCCCCGGGCGGCTTTTCGCACCGTGTCAACCAGTTCTTGGGGACTAATATCCTTGAGA
This window of the Anaerolineae bacterium genome carries:
- a CDS encoding response regulator transcription factor; its protein translation is MYAPDVILMDLLKPGMDGVTATQQVKQASPRTQVIVLTSYHQDEHIFPAIKAGALSYLLKDISPQELVDTVRKAARGEVVLHPRVAARMIQELHGAPQDTNNPLTPLSDQELEVLRLVADGLTNAKIAEQLVISDKTVKSHVSNILSKLHLADRTQAAVFAWREGVVQRDDET